In the genome of Dolichospermum flos-aquae CCAP 1403/13F, one region contains:
- a CDS encoding IS4 family transposase — protein MGIQKEHHQMLTQFTTEYDLQPIAKHLSTIIKESLASVSSSKCRQGTILVPTFVIWFVILSTIRRDLSYLGIMDWMISGLRWLSCCLPKQLISEGAMSHARVRIGLTVFQLIFKKLTSSLTTLKYDFHKWTTVIFDGSTGTTPDTESNRDKFGKSKCGRGESAFPMLRIVTLISASTRLILDFTYGSSQGKGTGERTLMTKLLAQFNQKNLLFLLDAGLYSFATIFSIRTKECDFLLRVASNVKLPVISDSRLPDGYMARYPDGSYLSEINGKILNLEKSTESHKQWNQESIIVRVIEYQIPGFLPRRLVTSIIDPNISAKELIIHYHCRWEVEISFCEIKTHQCATLKGQMPTIFRSKTSELVEQELYAMLIAYNLLRDLIYQSANEYNKNPLLLSFLESLQLVIDLVQLISHSSLKLREIQHQYLLSLISQSEIDRPRRKRINPRVVKIKMSKFKRKNSSHKSEIRDIEKDLKILPPQAV, from the coding sequence ATGGGAATTCAAAAAGAACATCATCAGATGCTTACTCAGTTTACGACAGAATATGATCTGCAACCAATTGCAAAACATTTATCAACTATTATCAAAGAATCTTTGGCGAGTGTTTCATCAAGTAAATGTCGTCAAGGAACGATTCTAGTACCAACGTTTGTCATTTGGTTTGTAATTCTCTCCACTATCCGTCGTGATTTAAGTTATTTAGGAATAATGGATTGGATGATATCAGGATTGAGGTGGTTATCCTGTTGTCTACCAAAACAACTTATTTCTGAAGGTGCTATGAGTCATGCCAGAGTTCGTATAGGATTAACAGTTTTTCAACTAATATTTAAAAAACTCACTTCTAGTTTGACAACATTGAAATATGACTTTCATAAATGGACTACAGTAATATTTGATGGTTCCACAGGTACGACACCTGATACTGAAAGTAATCGTGATAAATTTGGGAAGTCTAAATGTGGTCGAGGAGAAAGTGCTTTTCCCATGCTGAGAATAGTCACATTAATATCAGCATCAACACGCCTGATCCTAGATTTTACCTATGGTTCGAGCCAAGGTAAAGGAACTGGTGAAAGGACTTTAATGACTAAATTACTGGCACAATTTAACCAGAAAAACTTATTATTTTTATTAGATGCTGGTTTATATTCCTTTGCAACTATTTTTAGTATTCGTACAAAAGAATGCGACTTTTTACTTAGGGTAGCTTCTAATGTTAAACTACCTGTTATCTCTGATTCTCGTTTGCCAGATGGATACATGGCTAGATATCCAGATGGAAGTTATTTATCAGAAATTAATGGCAAAATTCTCAATTTAGAAAAATCTACAGAATCGCATAAACAATGGAATCAGGAAAGTATCATTGTCCGAGTTATTGAATATCAAATTCCTGGTTTTCTCCCTCGTCGTTTAGTTACTAGTATTATTGACCCTAATATTTCTGCCAAAGAATTAATTATTCACTATCATTGCAGATGGGAGGTGGAAATTAGTTTCTGTGAAATAAAAACACATCAATGTGCTACGCTCAAAGGACAAATGCCCACTATTTTTCGGAGCAAAACATCTGAATTAGTCGAACAAGAACTTTATGCTATGTTAATTGCTTATAATCTACTCCGCGATTTAATTTACCAATCTGCTAACGAATATAATAAAAATCCTTTACTCCTTAGTTTTCTTGAATCTTTGCAACTAGTTATAGATTTAGTACAACTCATCAGCCATTCATCCTTAAAATTACGAGAAATTCAACATCAATATTTATTATCATTAATTTCCCAGTCTGAAATTGATCGCCCCCGACGAAAACGTATTAATCCCCGTGTTGTCAAAATTAAAATGTCCAAATTCAAGCGCAAAAACTCTTCCCATAAATCTGAAATCAGAGATATAGAAAAAGACTTGAAAATCCTTCCCCCACAAGCAGTTTGA
- a CDS encoding plasmid pRiA4b ORF-3 family protein — MNELFSIIPDKIRDKLPLTADKKQLLQQQTISQHTPGTILKDFQTILEFLQPDGVEVSNTHHQFSLKYLQQLNSLLSSPIDINFKRPVQKSYPYIHGLYFLLRASGLSQLITKGKKSKLVLDPKFLQIWQNFNPTEQYFTLLESWLVWGDNKLLGNERDMFDQAYLCLFFWEDMPEAGLKFNSYLEQDKLGYFPGFHNLALLHLFGLIELTSGQPQPAKGWRFTDVKPLPLGNAIMAILTESRTNIQIEDYAKFRLDFRIAFETLKPYFQPYFPEWSQTLVIAEGGFTEGTYIFKVTLQDTWRRIAIPSYLNLDEVATAIAEAFDFDPRHLYTFIYQDRTGRILEFDHPELESNPDTSDFRLGDLSLEIENHLQFIFDLRNEWEFDLYLEKIDPDHGEIQESQVLESHGQPPEQEEEYIVCFIEDEWTIELKKPDDD; from the coding sequence ATGAATGAACTATTTTCTATCATTCCCGACAAAATCCGAGATAAACTACCACTGACGGCAGATAAAAAACAACTACTTCAACAACAAACCATTAGTCAACATACCCCAGGCACAATTTTAAAAGATTTTCAAACTATTTTAGAATTTCTCCAACCTGATGGCGTTGAAGTTAGTAACACTCATCACCAATTCTCCCTTAAATACCTGCAACAGCTTAACTCTCTATTAAGTTCTCCCATAGATATTAATTTTAAACGTCCTGTCCAAAAATCTTACCCCTATATTCACGGTCTTTATTTCCTTCTCCGCGCTTCTGGACTATCTCAACTAATTACCAAAGGTAAAAAGAGCAAATTAGTTTTAGACCCAAAATTTCTGCAAATTTGGCAGAATTTTAACCCCACAGAACAATATTTTACACTATTAGAATCTTGGTTAGTTTGGGGAGATAATAAACTATTAGGCAACGAAAGAGATATGTTTGACCAAGCATATCTGTGTTTATTCTTTTGGGAAGATATGCCAGAAGCAGGATTAAAATTTAATAGTTATTTAGAACAAGATAAATTAGGTTATTTTCCTGGATTCCATAATCTCGCTCTTTTGCATTTATTTGGTTTAATTGAACTAACATCAGGACAACCACAACCCGCTAAAGGCTGGCGTTTTACTGATGTTAAACCTTTGCCTTTGGGTAATGCAATTATGGCTATATTAACAGAAAGCCGTACAAATATCCAAATAGAAGATTATGCCAAATTTCGGTTAGATTTTCGGATAGCTTTTGAGACTTTAAAACCTTATTTTCAACCCTATTTTCCCGAATGGTCACAAACTTTAGTGATTGCAGAAGGCGGTTTTACTGAAGGTACTTATATATTTAAAGTTACTTTACAGGATACTTGGCGACGCATTGCTATTCCTAGTTACTTAAATTTAGATGAAGTAGCTACAGCAATTGCCGAAGCCTTTGATTTTGACCCTCGACATCTGTACACATTTATCTACCAAGACCGCACAGGCAGAATTCTTGAATTTGACCATCCTGAACTTGAATCTAACCCCGATACCAGCGATTTTCGCTTAGGTGATTTATCCCTAGAAATAGAAAATCATTTACAATTTATCTTTGATTTACGGAATGAATGGGAATTTGATTTATATCTAGAAAAAATTGACCCCGATCATGGGGAGATACAAGAATCGCAAGTTTTAGAATCTCATGGTCAACCACCAGAACAAGAAGAAGAATATATAGTATGTTTTATAGAAGATGAATGGACGATAGAGTTGAAAAAACCTGATGATGATTAA
- a CDS encoding helix-turn-helix domain-containing protein, protein MTASLMNHNVPPKFTKRSDRKAVQQLKVKLRCRLQDLIDAQDLTRSALAEATGLTPTAVRGLCDNSAKRYDVDTLAVLCDFFGCGMGELFEVIPKERQ, encoded by the coding sequence ATGACAGCATCCTTAATGAATCATAACGTTCCCCCAAAATTTACTAAACGAAGTGACAGAAAAGCTGTGCAGCAGTTGAAAGTCAAACTTCGTTGTCGCTTACAGGATTTAATTGATGCCCAAGATTTGACCAGATCGGCGCTGGCTGAGGCGACTGGGCTAACTCCTACTGCTGTTAGGGGATTGTGTGATAACTCTGCAAAGCGTTATGATGTTGATACTTTAGCAGTTCTGTGTGATTTCTTCGGCTGTGGAATGGGTGAATTGTTTGAGGTAATTCCAAAAGAGCGGCAATAG